The proteins below are encoded in one region of Amycolatopsis acidiphila:
- a CDS encoding glycerol-3-phosphate dehydrogenase/oxidase, with the protein MSALNPRQRNDSWAQLGTGTFDVLIVGGGVTGTGAALDATTRGLRTAVVEQRDWAAGTSSRSSKLFHGGLRYLEQLNFSLVREALRERELMLSTLAPHLVRPVSFLYPLRHRGWERPYIGAGMLLYDHLGGARSVPGHRHYTRRGALTLAPGLDPAALTGALRYHDAQVDDARHTLTLVRTAAAHGAVARSSTEVVALHRDGKRVTGARVRDVETGAVTDVRARVVVNCAGVWSDRVHELAGGDSPFTVRASKGVHITVPREVFRSESGLILRAGKSVLFFIPWGARWVIGTTDTPWDLDAAHPAATSADIAHILHHANSVLTRPLTTDDILGVYAGLRPLLAQRSGGDTTALSREHAVARSQPGLVSVAGGKYTTYRVMAADAIDTAAPDLPGLRPSVTAMIPILGADGYHALVNRAGRLATDYGLEERLVRALLDRYGSLTGEVLAPAAGKPGLLAPVPGAEKHLKAEIRYAATHEGALHIDDVLARRTRVSIECGDRGTEAAEAVAGLMGDVLGWDARTRDAEVEAYSERVSAERAAHQLPDDVAAATARLRARDSRSVS; encoded by the coding sequence GTGAGCGCACTGAATCCCCGGCAGCGCAACGATTCCTGGGCGCAGCTGGGCACCGGGACCTTCGACGTGCTCATCGTCGGTGGCGGCGTGACCGGGACCGGCGCCGCCCTCGACGCGACCACCCGCGGCCTGCGCACCGCGGTCGTCGAGCAGCGCGACTGGGCGGCGGGCACGTCGTCCCGGTCGAGCAAGCTGTTCCACGGTGGCCTGCGCTACCTCGAACAGCTCAACTTCTCGCTGGTGCGTGAGGCGCTGCGGGAGCGGGAGCTGATGCTCAGCACGCTCGCGCCGCACCTCGTGCGCCCGGTGTCGTTCCTCTACCCGCTGCGGCATCGCGGCTGGGAGCGGCCCTATATCGGCGCGGGAATGCTGCTCTACGACCACCTCGGCGGCGCCCGCTCGGTGCCCGGGCACCGTCACTACACCCGCCGGGGCGCGCTGACGCTCGCGCCCGGGCTCGACCCGGCGGCGCTGACCGGCGCCCTGCGTTATCACGACGCTCAGGTCGACGACGCCCGGCACACCCTCACGCTGGTCCGCACTGCCGCCGCGCACGGCGCGGTGGCGCGATCCTCGACAGAAGTCGTTGCGCTGCACCGGGATGGCAAGCGGGTGACCGGCGCCCGCGTCCGGGACGTCGAGACCGGTGCGGTCACCGACGTGCGCGCCCGCGTGGTGGTCAACTGCGCCGGGGTGTGGTCCGACCGCGTGCACGAACTCGCCGGCGGGGACAGCCCGTTCACGGTGCGGGCGTCCAAAGGCGTGCACATCACCGTGCCGCGGGAGGTGTTCCGCAGCGAGTCCGGGCTCATCCTGCGCGCGGGCAAGTCGGTGCTGTTCTTCATCCCGTGGGGTGCCCGGTGGGTGATCGGCACGACGGACACACCGTGGGACCTCGACGCCGCGCACCCCGCCGCCACGAGTGCCGACATCGCGCACATCCTGCACCACGCCAACTCCGTGCTGACCCGGCCGCTGACCACCGACGACATCCTCGGGGTGTACGCGGGGCTGCGCCCGCTGCTGGCCCAACGGTCCGGCGGCGACACGACAGCGCTTTCCCGTGAGCACGCCGTCGCGCGGTCGCAGCCTGGGCTGGTTTCCGTCGCGGGCGGCAAATACACGACCTACCGCGTCATGGCGGCCGACGCCATCGACACGGCGGCGCCGGACCTGCCGGGCCTGCGCCCGTCGGTGACAGCCATGATCCCGATCCTCGGCGCCGACGGCTACCACGCGCTCGTCAACCGGGCAGGCAGGCTGGCCACCGACTACGGCCTCGAGGAACGGCTGGTGCGCGCACTGCTGGACCGCTACGGGAGCCTCACCGGCGAGGTGCTCGCTCCGGCCGCCGGCAAACCCGGCCTGCTGGCACCCGTACCCGGCGCCGAAAAGCATCTCAAGGCCGAAATCCGTTACGCCGCAACACATGAAGGCGCCTTGCACATCGACGACGTGCTCGCCCGGCGGACCCGGGTGTCGATCGAGTGCGGCGACCGCGGCACGGAGGCAGCCGAGGCCGTCGCCGGTCTCATGGGTGACGTCCTGGGCTGGGACGCCCGCACCCGCGACGCGGAGGTCGAGGCGTACTCCGAGCGCGTCTCCGCCGAGCGTGCGGCACACCAGTTGCCCGACGACGTCGCCGCCGCCACGGCACGGCTGCGCGCCCGGGACTCCCGTTCCGTTTCCTAG
- the glpK gene encoding glycerol kinase GlpK, protein MTYVAAIDQGTTSTRCILFDHDGSPVASAQREHTQVLPGPGWVEHDPREIWANTRDVVSQALTRAGVSASAIAAVGIANQRETTVVWDRRTGEPVYNAIVWQDTRTARIVRELGEPDRYREVTGLPLATYFAAPKAKWILDNVDGARARAERGELLLGTIDSWLLWNMTGGPDGGVHRTDVTNASRTLLMDLGTLSWDAAIAGELGIPLSMLPEIRPSAEVYGRARGSRVLDGVPIAAALGDQHAATFGQVCFEPGMAKNTYGTGNFVLLNTGERAAPSTNGLLTTVAYQIAGRPPAYALEGSIAVTGSLVQWLRDNLGLIDSAADVETLARTVDDNGGAYFVPAFSGLFAPHWRADARGALVGLTRYVNRGHLARAVLEATAFQVREVVDAMNADAGLELTELRADGGMVGNELLMQFQADLLGVPVVRPRITETTALGAAYAAGLAVGYWSGQDELSALWSEDKRWNPAMTPEARGRTLRQWHKAVQRSLDWADGD, encoded by the coding sequence ATGACCTATGTCGCCGCGATCGACCAGGGCACCACGAGTACCCGGTGCATCTTGTTCGACCACGACGGTTCTCCCGTGGCGAGCGCGCAGCGCGAGCACACCCAGGTGCTGCCGGGGCCGGGCTGGGTCGAGCACGACCCGCGCGAGATCTGGGCCAATACCCGCGATGTCGTGAGCCAGGCGCTCACGCGGGCCGGTGTGTCCGCGTCCGCGATCGCGGCGGTCGGCATCGCCAACCAGCGCGAAACCACGGTGGTGTGGGACCGCCGCACCGGGGAGCCCGTCTACAACGCCATCGTCTGGCAGGACACCCGCACGGCGCGGATCGTGCGCGAGCTCGGCGAGCCGGACCGCTACCGCGAGGTCACCGGACTGCCGCTGGCGACCTATTTCGCCGCCCCCAAAGCGAAATGGATCCTGGACAATGTGGACGGTGCGCGGGCGCGTGCCGAACGCGGGGAGCTGTTGCTGGGCACCATCGACTCGTGGCTGCTGTGGAACATGACCGGCGGGCCGGACGGCGGCGTGCACCGCACCGACGTCACCAACGCCTCGCGCACACTGCTGATGGACCTGGGCACGTTGTCGTGGGACGCGGCGATCGCCGGGGAGCTGGGCATCCCGCTGTCCATGCTGCCGGAGATCAGGCCGAGCGCGGAGGTCTACGGGAGGGCGCGGGGCAGCCGGGTCCTCGACGGCGTCCCGATCGCCGCGGCGCTCGGCGACCAGCACGCGGCGACGTTCGGCCAGGTGTGCTTCGAACCGGGGATGGCCAAGAACACCTACGGCACCGGCAACTTCGTCCTGCTCAACACCGGGGAGAGGGCCGCGCCCTCCACCAACGGCCTGCTCACCACCGTCGCCTACCAGATCGCCGGCCGCCCGCCGGCCTACGCACTGGAGGGTTCGATCGCCGTCACCGGGTCACTCGTGCAGTGGCTGCGCGACAACCTCGGACTCATCGACAGCGCCGCCGACGTCGAAACGCTGGCGCGCACCGTGGACGACAACGGCGGCGCTTACTTCGTCCCCGCCTTCTCCGGCCTGTTCGCCCCGCACTGGCGCGCCGACGCCCGCGGCGCGCTCGTCGGCCTGACCCGCTACGTCAACCGCGGCCACCTCGCGCGGGCCGTCCTGGAGGCGACCGCGTTCCAGGTCCGCGAAGTCGTCGACGCGATGAACGCCGACGCCGGGCTCGAACTCACCGAACTGCGCGCCGACGGCGGCATGGTCGGCAACGAGCTGCTGATGCAGTTCCAGGCCGACCTCCTCGGCGTGCCGGTGGTGCGGCCACGGATCACCGAAACCACGGCACTCGGCGCCGCCTACGCCGCCGGACTGGCGGTCGGGTACTGGTCCGGACAGGACGAGCTGAGCGCGCTGTGGTCCGAGGACAAGCGGTGGAACCCAGCGATGACGCCGGAAGCTCGTGGCCGGACCCTGCGCCAGTGGCACAAAGCTGTCCAGCGCAGCCTGGACTGGGCAGACGGCGACTGA
- a CDS encoding sugar kinase, with product MTGGLVTIGETMALFNQPGVGKLRHMSNLTMGIGGAESNVAIGVARLGLPAAWIGRVGADELGELVLARIRAECVDVSAALRDPGVATSLMIKERPLPGVVRVSYYRRGGPGSLLRPSDVDESLVRQAQVLHVSGITPALSRSALETVRASIGLAQDSGVAVSMDVNYRAALWSAEEAAPVLRDLVRRCDVVFAGGDEAELLGVSGEPHEQARGLAGLGPAEAVVKLGARGAVACVGGVSHTVAPVPVEAVDAVGAGDAFVAGYLAERMLGKPPEERLRTAAACGAFAVSVPGDWEGFPSRAELDLLTTNQGAVLR from the coding sequence GAGCAATCTGACGATGGGCATCGGCGGGGCCGAGTCCAACGTGGCGATCGGTGTCGCCCGGCTCGGCCTGCCCGCGGCGTGGATCGGCCGCGTCGGCGCCGACGAGCTCGGGGAGCTGGTGCTGGCCCGGATCCGTGCCGAGTGCGTGGATGTCAGCGCGGCGCTCCGGGATCCTGGCGTGGCCACCAGCCTGATGATCAAGGAGCGGCCGTTGCCCGGCGTCGTCCGGGTCTCGTACTACCGCAGGGGCGGCCCCGGCAGCCTGCTTCGCCCGTCCGATGTGGACGAATCCCTGGTAAGGCAGGCGCAGGTCCTGCACGTCAGCGGGATCACGCCGGCGTTGAGTCGGAGCGCGTTGGAGACTGTCCGGGCGAGCATCGGCCTGGCCCAGGATTCCGGTGTGGCGGTGTCGATGGACGTGAACTACCGGGCCGCGCTGTGGTCCGCGGAGGAAGCAGCACCGGTCCTGCGGGACCTGGTCCGGCGCTGCGACGTCGTTTTCGCCGGCGGTGACGAGGCCGAGTTGCTGGGAGTGAGCGGTGAGCCGCATGAGCAGGCTCGAGGCCTGGCCGGCCTAGGTCCGGCGGAGGCCGTCGTGAAGCTCGGCGCACGCGGTGCGGTGGCCTGCGTCGGGGGTGTGTCGCACACCGTGGCGCCGGTTCCGGTCGAGGCCGTCGACGCCGTCGGGGCGGGCGACGCGTTCGTCGCCGGGTACCTCGCCGAGCGCATGCTGGGTAAGCCGCCCGAGGAGCGCTTGCGCACCGCCGCGGCTTGCGGGGCGTTCGCCGTCTCGGTTCCCGGTGACTGGGAAGGATTCCCGAGCAGAGCCGAACTGGATCTGCTGACTACGAACCAGGGAGCCGTCCTCCGGTGA